One window from the genome of Nicotiana sylvestris chromosome 9, ASM39365v2, whole genome shotgun sequence encodes:
- the LOC104228942 gene encoding uncharacterized protein, with amino-acid sequence MEDIVPLSCQKQQHIPARKHSFSGCSKDLWAAVQDGSVADVDSSLAFLKKSGGNINIRNAFGLTPLHIATWRNHVPIVKRLLAAGADPDARDGESGWSSLHRALHFGHLAIASILLQSGASITLEDTKSRTPIDLLSGPVLQGFENKNSAATEVFSWGSGVNYQLGTGNAHIQKLPCKVDSLHGSVIKLVSAAKFHSAAVTARGELYTWGFGRGGRLGHPDFDIHSGQAAVITPRQVISGLGARRVKAVAAAKHHTVIATEAGEVFTWGSNREGQLGYTSVDTQPTPRRVSSLRSKVVAVAAANKHTSVVSDLGEVFTWGCNKEGQLGYGTSNSASNYAPRIVEYLKGKNFVGVSAAKYHTVVLGSDGEVFTWGHRLVTPKRVVIGRNLKKMGNIPLKFHRKERLHVVAIAAGTTHSMALTEDGTLFYWVSSDPDLRCQQLYSLCGTNIACISAGKYWTAAVTVTGDVYMWDGKKGKEKPPALTRLHGVKKATSISVGETHLLIISSLYHPGYPPNMLKNGSMLKPKMESDTDELDQGFMFDEVESEEVLFISEKDTVKNKTAPALKSLCETVAAEHLVEPRNAIQLLEISDSLGAEDLRKHCEDIAIRNLDYIFTVSGHTVANTSVDVLVMLEKVWDMKSSEPWSYRRLPTPTAPFPAIVDSEEDNDDIESLRTRDHCTNRPMLRQERDQRLDNFLQSDEVKDGVLKQVRVLRKKLQQIEMLEDKQFKGQTLDDQQIAKLQTRPELEKSLAELGVPVETLQSTVSSSVLADGKGSKKVDVPKKQRRKSKQKAVPVEVASNKCESAESSPRKGALGVQIPEVQYEDDHKGLEGAAANQDAKDSPFIIKRDLGNSLNSKGSSAVASKKKNRKGGLSMFLSGALDDVPKAVVPPPVVQKSEGPAWGGAKVTKTSASLREIQDEQSKVIDTKPLKPRDLVEDPSGDSSGGKLRLSSFLQSNPIPMSHTAPVSDVEKNTPPWAASGTPPLLRPSLRDIQLQQVKQPLALSHSPKTRTTGFSVMTGQGSPSESSCPSRWFKPEVETPSSIRSIQIEERAIKDLKRFYSNVRVVKNQS; translated from the exons GATGGGGAATCAGGATGGAGTAGCCTTCATCGCGCCCTGCATTTTGGTCATCTTGCTATTGCTAGCATCCTTCTACAGTCTGGTGCTTCTATCACTTTGGAAGACACCAAATCTAGAACTCCCATTGATTTGTTGTCAGGACCTGTTTTACAGGGCTTTGAAAACAAAAATTCAG ctgCTACGGAGGTTTTCAGTTGGGGAAGTGGTGTGAATTATCAACTAGGGACTGGAAATGCACACATTCAAAAGTTACCCTGTAAAGTTGATTCTCTTCATGGGTCAGTCATCAAGTTGGTTTCTGCAGCAAAATTTCATAGTGCAGCCGTCACTGCCCGTGGAGAACTCTATACTTGGGGTTTTGGACGAGGTGGCCGTCTTGGGCACCCAGACTTTGATATACATAG CGGCCAAGCTGCGGTAATAACTCCACGACAAGTGATCTCTGGTTTAGGGGCACGTCGAGTGAAAGCTGTTGCTGCAGCTAAACATCACACTGTTATTGCAACAGAGGCTGGAGAAGTTTTCACTTGGGGTTCCAACAGAG AGGGTCAACTTGGGTATACTTCAGTAGATACTCAACCCACACCTCGTAGAGTGAGTTCGCTGAGGTCAAAAGTAGTTGCTGTTGCTGCAGCAAACAAGCACACTTCTGTAGTTTCTGACTTGGGTGAGGTTTTCACCTGGGGATGCAATAAGGAGGGTCAGCTAGGCTACGGAACATCTAACTCGGCTTCTAACTATGCCCCAAGGATTGTTGAGTATTTGAAGGGAAAGAATTTTGTTGGAGTTTCTGCAGCTAAGTATCATACGGTTGTTCTTGGATCTGATGGAGAGGTTTTCACTTGGGGCCACCGGCTTGTTACTCCAAAGAGAGTTGTGATTGGCCGGAATCTAAAAAAGATGGGCAACATCCCGTTGAAGTTTCACCGTAAGGAACGTCTTCATGTGGTTGCAATAGCTGCTGGGACTACACATAGTATGGCTCTTACAGAGGATGGCACATTATTTTATTGGGTGTCATCTGATCCTGATCTGCGCTGTCAACAG TTATATTCACTATGTGGTACAAATATAGCGTGCATCTCGGCTGGGAAATATTGGACAGCTGCGGTTACTGTGACAGGTGATGTGTATATGTGGGATGGGAAGAAGGGGAAGGAGAAACCACCTGCTTTAACTCGGTTACATGGGGTTAAAAAGGCAACTTCAATTTCTGTTGGGGAGACCCATTTGTTGATCATTAGTTCTCTATATCATCCTGGTTACCCACCCAATATGTTGAAGAATGGTTCTATGCTCAAGCCGAAGATGGAAAGTGATACAGATGAACTCGATCAAGGTTTTATGTTTGATGAGGTTGAGTCAGAGGAAGTACTGTTTATCTCAGAAAAGGACACAGTCAAAAATAAGACTGCACCAGCCTTAAAGAGCCTTTGTGAGACGGTGGCTGCAGAGCATTTGGTGGAGCCACGGAATGCTATTCAACTGCTGGAAATTTCGGATTCACTAGGGGCAGAAGATCTAAGAAAACACTGCGAG GATATTGCAATCCGCAATCTTGATTACATATTTACAGTCTCAGGCCATACAGTTGCAAATACTTCAGTTGACGTATTGGTTATGCTCGAGAAAGTGTGGGATATGAAGTCATCTGAACCCTGGAGTTATCGTCGGCTTCCAACTCCTACTGCCCCCTTCCCTGCCATAGTAGATAGTGAAGAAGATAATGATGATATTGAGTCTCTTAGGACGCGTGATCACTGTACAAACAGGCCAATGTTGAGACAAGAGAGAGACCAGAGATTAGATAACTTTCTACAGTCTGATGAAGTGAAAGACGGGGTTTTGAAACAGGTACGTGTTTTGAGGAAAAAGTTGCAGCAGATTGAGATGCTTGAAGATAAGCAATTCAAGGGGCAGACTCTTGATGATCAGCAAATTGCTAAGCTTCAGACAAGGCCAGAATTGGAGAAGTCTCTTGCTGAGCTTGGTGTCCCAGTAGAAACGCTCCAATCAACAGTTTCATCCTCTGTTCTTGCTGATGGAAAAGGGAGTAAAAAAGTGGACGTACCCAAGAAGCAAAGGAGAAAGAGCAAACAAAAGGCAGTACCAGTGGAGGTGGCGTCCAATAAATGTGAAAGTGCAGAATCCAGCCCCAGAAAGGGTGCCTTGGGTGTTCAAATTCCTGAAGTCCAGTACGAG GATGACCACAAAGGTTTGGAAGGAGCTGCAGCCAATCAAGATGCAAAAGATTCTCCCTTTATCATCAAGAGAGACCTTGGAAACAGCCTTAATAGTAAAGGTTCGTCAGCTGTAGcatcaaagaagaaaaataggaaagGTGGACTTTCCATGTTTCTAAGTGGTGCTCTTGATGATGTTCCCAAAGCTGTAGTTCCACCACCAGTTGTGCAAAAAAGTGAAGGCCCTGCTTGGGGTGGTGCTAAGGTTACGAAAACCTCTGCATCTCTTCGAGAAATACAGGATGAGCAAAGCAAAGTAATAGATACAAAGCCCTTGAAGCCCAGGGACCTGGTAGAAGATCCCTCTGGTGATAGTAGTGGTGGTAAATTACGGTTGAGTTCATTTTTACAGTCCAATCCGATACCCATGTCACATACAGCACCTGTCTCTGATGTGGAAAAGAACACCCCTCCTTGGGCTGCCTCCGGTACGCCTCCTCTTTTACGTCCATCTCTCAGGGACATCCAACTGCAGCAG GTAAAGCAACCGTTGGCCCTCTCTCATAGCCCAAAGACAAGAACTACTGGCTTCTCTGTGATGACGGGTCAAGGCTCACCATCAGAATCTAGTTGTCCGAGTCGCTGGTTCAAACCAGAAGTTGAAACACCTTCGTCTATCCGTTCAATACAGATAGAGGAAAGGGCTATCAAGGACCTAAAACGATTTTATAGCAATGTTAGGGTAGTTAAAAACCAGTCCTAA